Proteins from one Verrucomicrobiota bacterium genomic window:
- a CDS encoding nitroreductase family protein: MPELPVSEAIKKRRSIKAFKPDPIDDKILSSIMESTINAPSSWNFQPTRVIMLKSREQKEKLAAVAWHQKQITQAPVVFVYAASIRGWEQKMDKVISTAQEKGAWPDKFAGFIRESAPGFQAALGDKEREYAIKDAMISATHTALAAEAYGLGTCFMNGWDEKGVKEIIGAGDDPDIAIALVLPCGYPLETPADPGRLPQNEVIFTDFLE; this comes from the coding sequence ATGCCAGAATTACCCGTTAGTGAAGCCATAAAAAAACGTCGTTCCATCAAAGCTTTTAAGCCAGATCCTATTGATGATAAGATACTTAGCTCTATTATGGAGAGCACTATCAACGCACCTAGTAGCTGGAATTTCCAACCGACACGTGTCATCATGCTCAAATCTCGGGAACAAAAAGAAAAATTAGCTGCGGTTGCCTGGCATCAAAAACAAATTACTCAAGCACCCGTTGTATTTGTATATGCTGCATCCATTCGCGGTTGGGAACAAAAAATGGACAAGGTTATCTCAACAGCTCAAGAAAAAGGAGCTTGGCCTGATAAATTTGCGGGTTTCATTCGCGAAAGCGCTCCTGGGTTCCAGGCTGCTCTTGGAGATAAGGAAAGAGAATACGCTATCAAAGACGCTATGATCTCTGCTACCCACACTGCCCTAGCTGCCGAGGCCTACGGTCTAGGTACTTGTTTCATGAATGGCTGGGATGAAAAAGGTGTGAAAGAAATCATTGGTGCCGGAGATGACCCAGATATTGCCATTGCTCTAGTCTTGCCCTGTGGTTATCCTCTTGAAACTCCTGCCGATCCAGGGCGGCTTCCACAAAACGAAGTCATCTTCACAGATTTCCTTGAGTAA